The genomic stretch AAAGCCGATTTTGATCAATGAAACATACTCCAATCCATTGTCCGTTTTCGTCTTCATTAAAGTCCAAGACAATAGCAGACATTTCCGCACTGAAGCCATTAAATTTTAGTACCTGTCCAAATTTTACAGGAAAGCTTTCAATTTCTAGTCCTGTCCAATTTGGTTGCATCATTTCTGGAATTGATTCTGAGGAATTCGTTGTCATGTTATTACAACTTGAAATTAAAAGTCCAATGGTCAGTATGAATGCTATTCTTGTCATTTTTCAAATTAGCCACAACGGTGTGTATATGGTGCGCTGGGGATTTTATCCTTCCGAAGTTGGCGGACAAATCCTAGCCCAAGTTTTGAATCTGTTTTATTTGCTCTGCTAAACCGATTCAAAACTTGGGCGATGGTTGATTTGGATTTGAGGTTTCATCACCCACAGAAACCCCTGTGCGCTATATATAGTGTTGTTCCTTGTCTTTTCGTCTTGCTTAAAGACTATGATTTTGTTATACCGATTTTCGTTGTTGCATCTTTCAACTACATTACAACTCCCTATTCATTTCACTAAATCAATTACCAAACGGCTGTGTTTTCAATCTATTTTGATTTTGTCCGTTAACTAATGCCAAAGATTAACTCCCCTTCTATATTCTTGACCAAAATCCTTGTTGTAGTCGAGTCAATTTTAGCTATTGAAACGTCCGAAACATTTGAGTTTACTCCTCTTCTATCGTCCAATTTTCTATTACTGTTTCACTATGGATGGTTACTGTTGGATCGCTGTTTGATATTTGTGATAATTGAAATTTTGGTAGCCTCGTTTCGTTCAGATTTTTCAAATTTATTGACCGACGTGGATTGGGAACAACGGCTCGGCTATGAGTAGTTGCGTGGTTTAGCACTTAACTTTTGCAAGTGCACACCAAACTGAATATCCGCGAGGATTTTCAGAAGTAGGCGAGAACAAGCAATTACTTATAGCCATTGTTGCCAGTAGTGTTTTTTAATTATTTTATTCGTTTTCTATTTACGTTGTACATATCAAAATTCGGATTTTTCCAAAATTTTTCAAGTCCGTTTTTCTCAATATATTCCATTTCGGACGCATAGATTGGATAAAGTCCAGCAATATTGATTTTGTAATTCAGTCCCACGTCGATATTCGCAAAATCTTTTTTGTCCAAAATCGAAGGTGCAAATACAAGAAATGCGTCCATTTCTGATTCCTCCGATATTTTTTCTCTAAAGTTAATTGTGTTGCTATAGCTAAAGGGGCAATCTCCTCTCAAATTGTTTGCTAAATATCCTGCAACTTGAGCCCAAGATGCATCTTTCGAGCCAACTGTAACTATCAATTCAGGTCGTCCAAATTTCCAGTCTGGATGATTTCCGAGTGAAAGTCCGTACGTAATTCCAGTTATCATTCCTTTTTCTGGAATGTCTTTATAGACAATGCTTGTAACTCCAGGAATTCCGTCCGTTTTAGATTCCTCTTTATAGTATTCAGGTTCAGTTTGGAAAATCCTATCCAAATGAGCCATATACTTTTCGACTGGTGTTTTTTTCTTAAATAGTCCTTTCAGCATAAAGGTTGGTTTACATTACTGGCAACGGTCTCGGCTATGAACAGTTGGGGATTTTTGCCCTAACTTTTCGGTTTAGCACAGACCTTTGTTTTATGTTTATACTTTCGTTTATCACTTTCGCCCCAATTGTTTATAGCTATTGTTACACCACGTTTTTTATTCCGATTTTATATTTTTCCGCTGTTTTTTTATCGAATACAAGAGTCAAATGGTCTTGCATTCCGATTATTCTTCCGTCTCTAATTTCGAGAGCAGAAATCCACACTTCTTTCCCATTCTCAAATTCAAGTCGTACATCTTGCGGATAGTAATTTCGTTTGTCCTCATTAATCAAACTCCAATAGGACCAACAGCTTTCAATTCCGCTGATTTTTGCTCCGATTAGTTCAGTCCATTTTTGGTTGTTGGTCGCATTGTATTTTTTAGCTCCATTTTCTGTGCTGAATTCAGCCGATATAGTTCCATTTCGGAATTTTAAATCGTATTGGGTGTATTCGTTTCCCCACACAAAATAGAAATTCAGCTTGTCAGAGGTAACTAATTCAATTCCGTAATCCAATGTGTGATATTCAATTTCATTCCACATAGGTTCTCCGTAATCTATTTCGTAGTAATTTACTTCCGCAATCGACTTTCCAACCAGTTCTCTAATCGGTTTTTCGTATTTGTTAATTTCTATTTCGATTGTTTTTTTCAAATGTGGTGTAACGGTCTCGGCTATGAGTAGTTGCGTGGGTTATCACTTAACTCTGCAAGTACACACCAAGCTGAAAATCAGCTAGGATTTTCGGAAGTAGGCGAGAACAAGCAATTACTTATAGCCATTGTTGTAATGCGTTTTATTGTGCCCAAATAACATTATCACCCCATTTATATTTCTGAGGATTAAAAAATTCTTTTCCATTTTCACTAGTTGCGATTTTTAACGATTCTCCAGAAAATAGTTTATAATTAAAACCACATAGGAAAAAACCCGATTCAAACTCCACACAATTATGATTTATGTCTATTGAATTTTCATCTTTCCAATTAATCCAACTTTCATTGTTAGCTTGATAATATACTTTTACACCACTAGAATAATTTTTATCGTCAAATCGACCAAAATATGTTTTAAATATTTCAATTTTATCATTGAGAGTTTTTTTAATTTTTTCTCTCTCTATGTAAAAATCAAAATTCTTTAAATCTTTATCCAACTCTTTTAATAATTCTCGAATAATCTTGTCTTGATACATTTGCTTTTTTAATAATTCACATATGTAGTTAGCAGAGTTAACGATTTCATCATTGTTAACATACTTTTCATTACAATAACCGTTAATCGATATATTTATTGCTACAGATAAATCTAAAGCATTGAAAAAAAATTTATTTGGATTAAAAATAGAGTTCATTAATCCTTTAACGGGAGATTTTGAAAAAGCATCTCTTAATTCATAATGCTCCGATATAATAAAATGGTTGTTGACACTCTCTAAAAATGATGGAAAGAAAACATTATTAAAGTATAATTTTTTCCCATTGTTGATTTTTGAATTAATCCAATATGTTTTTAAAATAGTGTCTAT from Persicobacter psychrovividus encodes the following:
- a CDS encoding suppressor of fused domain protein, which gives rise to MLKGLFKKKTPVEKYMAHLDRIFQTEPEYYKEESKTDGIPGVTSIVYKDIPEKGMITGITYGLSLGNHPDWKFGRPELIVTVGSKDASWAQVAGYLANNLRGDCPFSYSNTINFREKISEESEMDAFLVFAPSILDKKDFANIDVGLNYKINIAGLYPIYASEMEYIEKNGLEKFWKNPNFDMYNVNRKRIK